A single Lolium perenne isolate Kyuss_39 chromosome 6, Kyuss_2.0, whole genome shotgun sequence DNA region contains:
- the LOC127308823 gene encoding uncharacterized protein, whose product MSPPGTPPLLPRCHRIQRSLNSDFMMLELHGRPCIYKQNGQGAVIWLLTTDHRWEQLYILANESSQRGDYFAGAWDCGCGLVLAVFRMSGAYLYNLHDEAAAEGGDEGGKRLAAVRSLPIEYKWPEQFKGIWFAEPPSLFDYRPTLISPASIISDVANLSGRPRECVVREQELGDMFLEMTHKWVLGPAMQMLANLQEA is encoded by the exons ATGTCGCCCCCAGGCACACCACCGTTGCTACCTCGATGCCACCGCATCCAAAG ATCACTGAACTCGGATTTCATGATGTTGGAGCTACACGGCCGCCCGTGCATCTACAAGCAGAACGGCCAGGGCGCCGTGATCTGGTTACTCACTACGGATCACCGGTGGGAGCAGCTATACATTCTGGCCAATGAAAGCTCTCAGCGGGGCGATTATTTCGCGGGCGCCTGGGACTGCGGATGTGGACTTGTGCTCGCCGTCTTCAGAATGAGCGGCGCCTATTTGTACAACCTCCACGACGAGGCTGCAGCGGAAGGCGGCGACGAAGGCGGCAAAAGGCTGGCGGCTGTACGCTCACTGCCGATCGAATACAAATGGCCGGAGCAATTCAAGGGTATCTGGTTTGCTGAACCACCGAGTCTGTTCGATTACCGCCCGACACTCATATCACCCGCGAGTATCATAAGCGATGTTGCTAATTTGTCTGGCCGTCCTCGTGAGTGTGTTGTACGGGAGCAGGAATTGGGTGACATGTTCTTGGAGATGACACATAAATGGGTCCTAGGTCCAGCAATGCAGATGCTCGCTAATCTGCAGGAAGCTTGA